TGAGGATCCATGCCGTCGCCGCGGGACTGGCGGCCAGGAATCCCGTAAAAACGTTTATCCGCTTACTGATGGCGGGTATTATGCTTGCCTACTTCCTTGGCCATTGCGGCACAGGCGACGATGAGCGTAGCAAACGATCCTTTAATAGTGTCCAGAACCGTGGCGGTTCGCGAAGAACGGGCGCGCGAAGCACCTCTTCGTCGGCGATGTCTTCGGTAATAACCCGTCTGCGCGTGATGCTGCCGTCCAGGGAATTTGCCGGGGTATCGGGCATCCCGGCGGCGGCGAATTCATCTTCCTCAAGCAGTATGTCGCGTACTCGTAGACGTCTCATGGGGGTTGATTCCATGGCTGGATATCATAGGGTTTCCGGCAGAATCCGGAAGACAGACGCCGGAAATCCGGTAAGAGAAGGGCACAAAAAGGGGTACGGACTGCTAAACATACGACCGCGAGGCCCCGAGCGCAAAATGTGCCTGAAAATTGCCCTGGCAGAGGGCGATCCGTCAAACCCATCAAGGATCAGGCCGCAACCAGGCATAAAAATGTAACGCCGGCCGGTCAAGAAAGAACCGGAAGCCAGATCGGGGGCTCGCCATCTGCACCGTAACGTGGCGACAGCGTCGTGACATCGAAGTGCCGGTCGAAAAACTCGTCGCACCAGCGGCAGATATTTTCCAGTTCGCCGCCGCGTTGCCGGGCGTAGGCTTCGGATATCCCGATCGATTCGCCCATTGCGTAGGGGTCGCCGGCGTTGATCCGTTGAAAAACCGGTGAGCCGGCGACGCGCGCGAGCACGTCCGACACCTTCTCTTTCCTCGCATCGCCCATCGGATGCAGGGTGCCCGGGCAACACGGGTTGATTTTCCAGAGCTGGATCGAAATTTCCTGCGGCAGGTCGGTGCCGCCCAGAAAGCCGCGTCCGCCCGACAGGATCGCGCAGAAGTTGTGATCGGGATCGCGTTTCCAGAGGCCGGTCTCGATCGCCCGTCCCCGCGCCCAGTTGCCCCCGAGCCACATGTCCTCGGTCGCGCCCCAGAACCCGTAGCTGACCGCATCCCGCTTGAGGTACGTGTCTTTCTCGATGAGCGGCTGCGTGTTGTCGCCCACCATCCCGCGCGAACGAAACAGCGCCTCGAGATCGGCCCGGCGGGCGCCGGCTTCTTTGTGGAACCGGTCGATCGAGGCGATATCGATCCGCGTTACGCCACGGGCGAGCAGGGTGTCGAGCCGGGCGGGCGTGAGCAGGTCGCCGTTGGTCTGCAGCATGATCTGCGTGGCGTCGTCGTAGCGGGCGCGGAGGGCGTCGAGGATCGCGTAGAGCTTGTCGCGCTCGGTGAGGGGCTCGCCGCCGGAGAGGATGACGCGGTCGCACCGGGCCGGCAGGTTATCCACGACGGCGAGGCACTCGTCGGTCGTCATCGTGTCGCCATCCGGACCCGACGTGTTGTAGCAGTGCGCGCAGGCGTCGTTGCAGCGGTGCGTGAAGACCCAGTAGAGCGACTCGCACCGATCGAAGGGTCCACGTGCGGATTCAGGCGCGGATTCAGGCGCGGATTCAGGCGCGGTGATAGCGGTCTCCATCCTTAACCAGTCCAGGGGTCCGGCGGACGAGCTCCGCCAGGAAGCCGTCGCGATCCGCCGGCGAAATCAGCAACACGAGCCCGCCCCCTCGCACGCGAATGCCCAGCCGGTGGATCGACAGCGCGGGCGCCGAAAGGGGGTTGCGGGTGGGATAAACCTCCTCGATCTGATCCAGCGCGACATGCCACTGAAGTGGGCCGGAGCGGGCCGTCAACGTGGTATCCGTCAGTTCATACCGGGTCGAAGCGAAAATCCACCCCACAAAGGCAAAGGTCGCGACCATCAGCGCCGGCAGGCCGTACCGGACGAAAGCCGGCTCCGACGAAGACAGCAGTCCGAACATGCTTATGACGGTGCCGAGAAAACCCACGCCCACGAGGGCGAGCAGCCAGGCATCGCGTCGGGATGGAAACGTCGTCATAACCCGTTCCGAAAAGGTGGAGGCTTCAGGATGCGCCAGTATACGAAACGCCTCTGGATCCCGAAACAGCGGCGGGGGGCAATCAGGGCAATAGCGCAATCGGTCAAGGCCGGAGCCCGGAAATCCTTCAGTCCACAAACCCCTCCCGCCAGCCGATGGCCCCGCCTCGAAGGCGGTCTACCGCGCGCCGGACCGCCTCCTGCACCGCCGGCGCGTCGGCCGGCAATCCATCGTACAGATAGCCCCCCTGAAACGCACCGGCTGCCCTGACCAGGATCTCGGCGGCGTAGTGCACGGCGGCGTCGCGCTCCGTATCGGCGTCCCACAGCGACTCCCGCACCGGGCAGACGGCCATCGCGTAGGCGCCACGGAAGCCCCGCCAGCACGCGGCGGCGTGGGACTCCGGTCGCCGGTGTCCGATCATCCACAGGTGCGCGGCGAGATGGGCGACGTCCTGCGCCGGGTTGCCGAAGTGGGCGAACTCCCAGTCGATGACCCGCAGCCCGGCCGGCGTCACCAGCACGGACGGCGGCCAGAGGTCGCCCATGACGAGGCATCGCCCCGGTCGCAGCAGCCGCTCGCCGAGGGCCTCGGCTTCCGCGCCCAGCGCCTCCGCGTCGGCCACGCCGCAACGATTCAGGATCGCGCCGATCGCGCGGTACTGGACCTGCAGCCGCGTTTCCTGGATCGATCGGTTGTCGATGTCCGCCCGCAGCGCCGTATCGCCGGCCGTCTCGCGATGCAGCGCGCCGATGAACGCTCCGAGGTGCGCGCCGGCCTGGCCGGCGGCGTTGCCGGCTTCCTCTAACCAGACGCCGAGGTGCGGCGCGTCGCCGACATCTTCCATCGCGAGGCGGTGCGCCTCCGCGTCCATCGCCAGCAGCCGTGGAGGGCGCGCCGCGTCGGTGGCGATCCGCTCCAGCGCGCCGCCCGGCCCGAGCAGCTCCAGGCAGCGTCCCTCGATCTCGATCCGATGGGGATCGAGCGGTATCTCGGGGGCGGACGCGATATGGGGCGGGGCATGCTTCACGATGACGCTCGGCCGGCCCGGCACGCGCCAGACCTCGTTCATCAGACCGCCGGCCAGCCGCGCGGGAGCCCCGGTGACGGCGACCGATTCCGCGGCATACGCGCGCGCCTCGGCATCCGTCATGCGTGTCCCTCGCCCGGATTCGTAAATCGAAACAGGTGGTTGCCGAACGCGACCGGCTCGGCCCGTTGCAGAAAAGCCAGCACGGCGCGCTCGAAGGCGAGCCGCGACCGCTCCAGCGTTTCGGCGACGGCTTCCCTGTCCCCGGGCGCGTCGATGTCGGGCACCGAATACTTGTGCCCCACCACGAGGCCGGCGCACGGGATCTCCAGTTCGTTCGCGAGGATGACTTCCGGCGCGAGGGTCATCGAGTTGACGTGCGCCCCGAGGTCGCGCCACATCCGGTTTTCGGCCGGCGTCTTCGTACGCGGCCCGCCCACGTAGCCAAACACCACCGCCTCATCGCGCGCGCGGCCCGCGAGGGCCGCGGCCTGCCGGCTGAGTGCCCCGGAAAACAGGCCTTCGTTCAGGACGAGATGCCCGTGCCGGGCATCGGGCTCGGTGAACATCGTGCAGGCGCTGCCGTCGGGCAGGCGGTTGTCGAGGGTCAGGATGTCCGTCAGCACCAGCGGCTCGTAGAGCGGCAGCGACGCCGTCAGCACGCCGACCGAACTCGTCACCAGCAAACCCCCGCAGCCCACCTCACGCAGCGCCCAGGCCTGCGCCCGGTACGGGATCTGGTTGGGAAGCAGGCGATGGGGGTAGTCGTGCCGAAACGAGACGTACGTCGGCCGATCCGCCCGTTCCACTCGGTACAGCGTCCACGGCCCCCACGGCGTCTCGACGCGCACCGGTTCGGGCCGGCCAAACGCCCCCATCTGGATGGCGCTCCCGACGATGACGGCTATGGCTGGAGACATCGCAAATCGAAAAACGTAACTCGGAAATCGATCATCGCTAATCTGTAATCGCCAATCTTTAATCGCTAATCGCTAATCTTTAATCCCTCTGCCACCCCATACGCGTTTGCCTCAACCACAAACGATCCTTCGGGGCGGACGCCGCAGAGCCACTCCGTCAGCCGGTCGCAGTAGTTATCCAGGTGGCGGATCTGCTGGATGCCGTGTTCGACGATCGGATCCAGCGTGGAGGCGAACAACACGCCGCCGTACGCGGTCGTCTGCCACGTGATCGGTTCGCCCATCTCGTTTTCCTGGATCACAACGGCGCTTTCCGGAATGCGGGTATAGATGCCGTGGATGTGCCAGCACGCATGCCGGGGCTGGAGTCCCCGGTACACCGGATGGTCAAAATCGGTATGTGAGATGGGCGGACGCGTGGGGTCCTTGACCCACCAGTAGTTGTCGACCGGCCGATCTTCCCACTGGGCGTCGAGCCAGAGCGGCTGGGAGTCGCCGAAGACGGCGATCTTTTTGTCGTCGGCCAGGAAGCGATAGAGGATGTCCTTCCGTTCGGCGAGGGCCGGCTGGTTCGACTGGAACGGGATCACCAGTGCGTCGAGGTTGCGGATGGCGTCGTACGTCAGGTCGTGGACATAGATCAGCGTGTAGAGGTCCCGGTACTTGGGCGCCATCGCGAATGCGTACTGGCTCCAGACGCCGTTGAAGACGAGACCGATGCGGGGAGATGCGGGTGCTTGCATGGCAGGTTGGGGATGGAAGGTAGATCAGGATTTAGCCCATTTCAGGGCGTTACGATACAACGCCGTGAGGCCGGCGAGTTCGCCGTCGGTCCCGTATTCGCCGAGGGGGCCGCTGGCGGTGAGCAGCATCCGCCCGGCGGTCGTCGTCTCGTCGAGCACGATCATCGGCCGGCCCCAGGTGTCGCGCATCAGCACGTCGGCTCCGGGCGCCGCCTCGATATAGCCGCACGCCCACCAGCCGCTGATGCCGTGGTTGAACTGGAGATCGTCGAACGCCACGCCGTCGAACAGCCCGTGGCGGTCGACATCGATCGCGTAGCGGATATCGCGCGTGGCCTTGCTGTTGTCGTGGATCCAGCGATTGCCGGGCACCCAGTCGGTGAACCAGCCGTCGAAACACAGCAGGGTCCCGCCGGCGTCCAGAAAGGCGCGCACGGTCTGTTTCGCCCGATGCATCGCGACGTGATCGCTGCCGTTCGGGACGATGAGGAGGTCGACGCCGGCGAGGTCGAGGTTGAAGTCCGGTCCGGTCTCCACGAAGCGGCAGGCCATCGTGTCGGTGGATGGAAAGACCTTTTCCAGCCCGAAAATCCCGTTGTTGACGATGAGGGCGTTGAGCATCTCGAAGACTTTGAGTACTACATATGTTGTCATCTCGACCGGCTCCCCGATCTTTTCGGGGAACAGCGGAGAGATCTCCTGATAAGGGCAGGTGCCATTGTCGAGGAGATCTCTCGACTACGCCCCGCATACGCGGGGTTTCGCTCGAGATGACAAGGCGTTATTCGCTAATCAACCCTTTCCAGAACGCGATCTCGTCCAGCACCCCGATCTCGGGATCCCGGATAAAGGCTTCCTTGGAGTCGTAGGCGTGCAGCCGGCCTTCCTTCATGAAGGCGATCCGGTCGCCCATCAACAAGGCTTCCTTGAGGTCGTGCGTGACGAAGATGGACGTAATCTCGTACCGCTTCACCAGGCGTTTGAACAGGTGCTGCATGGCGCCGCGTATTTCTACATCCAGGCTGGCGAACGGCTCGTCCAGCAGCAGGAGCGCCGGCCGGATAATGATCGCCCGTCCGAACGCCACGCGCTGCCGCTGCCCGCCGGAAAGCTGGTTGGGCATCTTGCGGGCGTGGGTCGTCAGTTCGAGGTCTTCCAGCATCTCCTCCACCCGGAGGGCGATCGCGGCTTGCGGCTCGTCGCGAAGCCGGAGGCCGAACGCGATGTTCTCCCACGCGTTGAGATGCGGAAACAATAACGGCTCTTGATAGAGATAGACCGCCCCCCGCGTCTGCGGCTCGGCGTAGGTCACGTCCGTGCCGGCGAGCTGCACCGTCCCCGACTCCGGCATCTCCAGCCCCGCGATCAGCTTCAACAGCGTCGTCTTCCCGCACCCGGATCGCCCAAGAATACTCAACGTCTCCCGCGGCGCCAGCGCAAGATCCAACCCGCGCACCACCGCCTCCCGACCGAAGGTTTTATATAAGCGATGTATCTCGACAAACACGGAAGAAACGCGCATTCAAATTGAAAATCGCAAAATAGAAATCGCA
This sequence is a window from Rhodothermales bacterium. Protein-coding genes within it:
- a CDS encoding 5'-methylthioadenosine phosphorylase, whose amino-acid sequence is MSPAIAVIVGSAIQMGAFGRPEPVRVETPWGPWTLYRVERADRPTYVSFRHDYPHRLLPNQIPYRAQAWALREVGCGGLLVTSSVGVLTASLPLYEPLVLTDILTLDNRLPDGSACTMFTEPDARHGHLVLNEGLFSGALSRQAAALAGRARDEAVVFGYVGGPRTKTPAENRMWRDLGAHVNSMTLAPEVILANELEIPCAGLVVGHKYSVPDIDAPGDREAVAETLERSRLAFERAVLAFLQRAEPVAFGNHLFRFTNPGEGHA
- a CDS encoding radical SAM protein, which encodes METAITAPESAPESAPESARGPFDRCESLYWVFTHRCNDACAHCYNTSGPDGDTMTTDECLAVVDNLPARCDRVILSGGEPLTERDKLYAILDALRARYDDATQIMLQTNGDLLTPARLDTLLARGVTRIDIASIDRFHKEAGARRADLEALFRSRGMVGDNTQPLIEKDTYLKRDAVSYGFWGATEDMWLGGNWARGRAIETGLWKRDPDHNFCAILSGGRGFLGGTDLPQEISIQLWKINPCCPGTLHPMGDARKEKVSDVLARVAGSPVFQRINAGDPYAMGESIGISEAYARQRGGELENICRWCDEFFDRHFDVTTLSPRYGADGEPPIWLPVLS
- a CDS encoding PH domain-containing protein produces the protein MTTFPSRRDAWLLALVGVGFLGTVISMFGLLSSSEPAFVRYGLPALMVATFAFVGWIFASTRYELTDTTLTARSGPLQWHVALDQIEEVYPTRNPLSAPALSIHRLGIRVRGGGLVLLISPADRDGFLAELVRRTPGLVKDGDRYHRA
- a CDS encoding phosphotransferase, yielding MTDAEARAYAAESVAVTGAPARLAGGLMNEVWRVPGRPSVIVKHAPPHIASAPEIPLDPHRIEIEGRCLELLGPGGALERIATDAARPPRLLAMDAEAHRLAMEDVGDAPHLGVWLEEAGNAAGQAGAHLGAFIGALHRETAGDTALRADIDNRSIQETRLQVQYRAIGAILNRCGVADAEALGAEAEALGERLLRPGRCLVMGDLWPPSVLVTPAGLRVIDWEFAHFGNPAQDVAHLAAHLWMIGHRRPESHAAACWRGFRGAYAMAVCPVRESLWDADTERDAAVHYAAEILVRAAGAFQGGYLYDGLPADAPAVQEAVRRAVDRLRGGAIGWREGFVD
- a CDS encoding ABC transporter ATP-binding protein: MRVSSVFVEIHRLYKTFGREAVVRGLDLALAPRETLSILGRSGCGKTTLLKLIAGLEMPESGTVQLAGTDVTYAEPQTRGAVYLYQEPLLFPHLNAWENIAFGLRLRDEPQAAIALRVEEMLEDLELTTHARKMPNQLSGGQRQRVAFGRAIIIRPALLLLDEPFASLDVEIRGAMQHLFKRLVKRYEITSIFVTHDLKEALLMGDRIAFMKEGRLHAYDSKEAFIRDPEIGVLDEIAFWKGLISE